In Nitrosophilus alvini, the following are encoded in one genomic region:
- the fabG gene encoding 3-oxoacyl-ACP reductase FabG has protein sequence MTFSGKNVLITGASRGIGADIARVLAAYGLKVWINYKSSAAKADELKAEIEEKGGLAAVIGFDASDEKAFVDAVKTIIESDGELSYLVNNAGITNDKLAIRMKVEDFENVIRANLTSAFIGCREALKVMSKKRFGSVVNISSIVAETGNAGQVNYSASKGGMLSMTKSFALEGAPRGVRFNAITPGFIQTDMTEELKDEIKEAYISKIPLKRFGKPEEVAQTVAFLLSDGANYITGETIKVNGGMYM, from the coding sequence ATGACATTTAGCGGAAAAAATGTTTTGATTACCGGAGCGAGTAGAGGGATAGGTGCTGATATCGCAAGAGTTCTTGCTGCCTACGGCCTTAAAGTCTGGATAAATTACAAAAGCAGTGCTGCCAAGGCTGACGAACTGAAAGCCGAGATAGAAGAAAAGGGCGGCTTGGCGGCTGTAATAGGATTTGACGCAAGTGATGAAAAAGCGTTTGTTGATGCGGTAAAAACGATAATAGAGAGTGACGGTGAACTTTCATATCTTGTTAACAATGCAGGAATTACAAACGACAAACTTGCTATAAGAATGAAAGTAGAAGATTTTGAAAATGTAATCAGAGCAAATCTAACTTCTGCATTTATAGGGTGCAGAGAAGCACTGAAAGTAATGAGCAAAAAAAGATTCGGCTCGGTTGTAAATATCTCTTCCATCGTTGCGGAAACAGGAAATGCCGGTCAGGTAAACTACAGTGCGAGTAAAGGGGGAATGCTTTCTATGACAAAAAGTTTTGCCCTTGAAGGGGCTCCAAGAGGTGTGAGATTTAATGCTATTACACCTGGGTTTATACAGACAGATATGACAGAAGAACTGAAAGATGAGATAAAAGAGGCTTATATTTCAAAAATTCCCCTCAAAAGATTCGGAAAGCCTGAAGAGGTGGCTCAGACTGTAGCATTTTTGCTAAGCGACGGAGCAAATTATATAACTGGCGAAACTATAAAAGTAAATGGCGGAATGTATATGTAA
- the mraY gene encoding phospho-N-acetylmuramoyl-pentapeptide-transferase: protein MLYWLYEIFGINLFQYITVRAGIGFFIAFFLTIFLMPRFIKWAKQKKASQPIYSLAPKNHQQKADTPTMGGLVFLTSTIIATFIAAKLDNLFVIIGLATIVLFGLIGIKDDMSKIIKRENRSGLSAKAKIMLQIIVAFAISWFLFAVTNLDSYLYIPFYKYPLLDMGYFSIFFWMLVIVSATNAVNLTDGLDGLATVPSIFALASLSIIVYITGHAVLSEYLLLPKVSGTGEVTIISASLAGALIGFLWYNCHPAEVFMGDSGSLSIGAFIGYMAIISKSEILLILIGLVFVIEALSVIIQVASFKMRGKRVFLMAPIHHHFEEKNWKESKIIVRFWIIALISNIIALITLKIR, encoded by the coding sequence ATGCTTTACTGGCTATATGAAATTTTTGGGATAAATCTTTTTCAATATATCACGGTCAGAGCAGGCATAGGTTTTTTTATAGCCTTTTTTCTGACGATTTTTCTTATGCCCCGTTTTATAAAATGGGCAAAGCAAAAAAAAGCTAGCCAGCCTATCTATTCTCTCGCTCCAAAAAATCATCAGCAAAAAGCAGACACCCCTACAATGGGGGGACTTGTATTTTTGACCTCAACTATCATAGCAACTTTTATAGCAGCAAAACTTGACAATCTTTTCGTGATAATAGGACTTGCCACTATTGTACTGTTCGGTCTTATAGGTATCAAAGACGATATGTCCAAAATTATCAAAAGAGAGAACAGATCCGGCCTCAGCGCAAAAGCAAAAATAATGTTGCAGATTATAGTGGCATTTGCCATTTCCTGGTTTCTTTTTGCAGTTACCAATCTAGACAGTTATCTCTACATTCCTTTTTACAAATACCCTCTACTGGATATGGGATATTTTTCTATATTTTTTTGGATGCTAGTCATCGTATCCGCAACCAACGCTGTGAACCTTACTGACGGTCTTGACGGTCTTGCCACAGTCCCTTCCATCTTTGCTCTTGCATCTTTGTCTATCATAGTTTACATTACGGGACACGCCGTTTTGAGCGAATATCTACTTTTGCCAAAGGTCAGCGGTACAGGAGAAGTTACCATCATAAGCGCATCTTTGGCGGGAGCTCTTATAGGTTTTTTATGGTACAACTGCCATCCTGCAGAAGTTTTCATGGGAGACAGCGGAAGTCTCTCTATAGGGGCTTTCATAGGATATATGGCAATAATTTCAAAAAGTGAGATACTGCTGATTCTGATAGGATTGGTATTTGTTATAGAGGCTCTGTCAGTTATCATCCAGGTAGCAAGTTTCAAAATGAGAGGAAAAAGAGTATTTCTTATGGCTCCGATACATCACCATTTTGAAGAGAAAAATTGGAAAGAGAGTAAAATAATAGTCAGGTTTTGGATAATAGCACTGATTTCAAATATAATAGCACTGATTACGTTGAAAATCAGGTAG
- the gpmI gene encoding 2,3-bisphosphoglycerate-independent phosphoglycerate mutase has protein sequence MKGINKAILVITDGIGYNPDKRYNAFATAEKKAYKYLFDNVPYSLVKTYGMSVGLPEGQMGNSEVGHMTIGSGRILYQDLVKISLALKEGTLEKNEVFQNLLKKSKRVHIIGLMSDGGVHSHIEHMIGISNLAAKYKDEVVLHTITDGRDVSPTSAKKYIEQLESQKSKNVKIATVSGRFYTMDRDKRWERVEKGYRAIAEALPKTSLSPLEYIDSQYEKGVTDEFIEPVAFEWYNGFEDGDGVLFINFRSDRMREIVTAIGSPDFKEFERKPVKINIATIVEYDETFPYPVMFRKEVPKNTLSEVISKAGLNQFHTAETEKYAHVTFFFNGGTEEPYENETRVLIPSPRVRTYDMKPEMSAPEVGEVVRKAMDEEYEFIVVNFANGDMVGHTGDFEAAVKAVEAVDKELWGIIDKAKEKDYRLVLTSDHGNCEKMRDEEGNILTNHTVGEVWCFVMAPGVKKVKDGGLSNIAPTVLKLMGLEIPSEMDEPLV, from the coding sequence ATGAAAGGTATAAATAAAGCAATTTTGGTGATAACCGACGGAATAGGCTATAACCCCGACAAAAGATACAATGCATTTGCAACAGCTGAGAAAAAGGCTTATAAATATCTTTTTGACAATGTTCCCTATTCGCTTGTCAAAACATATGGAATGAGTGTGGGACTCCCGGAAGGACAGATGGGAAACAGCGAAGTTGGCCATATGACGATAGGCAGCGGCAGGATTTTGTACCAGGACCTTGTAAAGATATCTTTGGCTTTGAAAGAGGGAACGCTTGAAAAAAACGAAGTGTTTCAAAATCTGCTTAAAAAGTCTAAACGAGTGCATATAATAGGCCTTATGAGCGACGGAGGGGTTCACTCTCATATAGAGCATATGATAGGTATTTCAAATTTAGCGGCAAAATATAAAGACGAGGTGGTTTTGCATACGATTACGGATGGAAGAGATGTAAGTCCAACTTCTGCAAAAAAATATATCGAACAATTAGAATCCCAAAAATCTAAAAATGTAAAAATTGCAACCGTAAGCGGCAGATTTTATACGATGGACAGGGATAAAAGATGGGAGAGAGTTGAAAAAGGCTACAGAGCAATTGCCGAAGCTCTGCCCAAAACGTCGCTTTCACCTTTAGAGTATATAGACAGTCAGTATGAAAAAGGAGTAACCGACGAATTTATAGAGCCTGTCGCATTTGAATGGTATAACGGTTTTGAAGACGGAGACGGCGTACTGTTTATAAATTTCAGAAGTGATAGAATGAGAGAGATTGTAACCGCGATAGGCAGTCCTGATTTTAAAGAGTTTGAAAGAAAACCTGTCAAAATCAATATCGCAACAATAGTCGAATATGATGAAACTTTTCCTTATCCTGTTATGTTCAGAAAAGAGGTGCCCAAAAATACACTATCAGAAGTTATCAGCAAAGCGGGGTTAAATCAGTTTCATACAGCCGAGACTGAGAAGTATGCGCACGTAACTTTCTTTTTCAACGGAGGAACCGAAGAGCCGTATGAAAATGAGACGAGAGTGCTGATACCCAGCCCACGGGTAAGGACATATGATATGAAACCTGAAATGAGTGCTCCCGAAGTAGGCGAGGTTGTCAGAAAAGCAATGGATGAGGAGTATGAGTTTATAGTGGTAAATTTTGCAAACGGAGATATGGTAGGGCATACCGGAGATTTTGAGGCTGCTGTAAAAGCGGTTGAAGCGGTCGATAAGGAGCTTTGGGGGATAATAGACAAAGCAAAAGAGAAAGATTACAGACTCGTTCTTACGAGTGATCACGGCAACTGTGAAAAGATGAGAGATGAAGAGGGAAATATACTTACAAATCATACCGTAGGTGAAGTATGGTGTTTTGTTATGGCCCCGGGTGTCAAAAAAGTAAAAGATGGCGGGCTTAGCAATATCGCACCTACTGTTTTGAAACTTATGGGACTCGAAATTCCGAGCGAAATGGACGAACCGTTGGTTTGA